Part of the Pseudoliparis swirei isolate HS2019 ecotype Mariana Trench chromosome 3, NWPU_hadal_v1, whole genome shotgun sequence genome, CTTTAAAACGTTGTGTTTGAAGTACAGCTGCTCAGAACAAAGTTACCTCAACATTGATATCTTCTCTCTGATTGTAAACTCCCGAGCAGAATTTTCAGTCGTGGCGTTGCCGATGATGTAATGCAAACACAAGAGGAATCCAAAGCTAACGGGACCTTCAAGCTGGAAAAACCACAACAAGCACAAGCAGTTCTCCCCGGAGACGACTTAATGAGAACTATACTTTGGTGCGATTGAAAACAGTTGGAAGATTTAAGATTATTATCAACGTTGAAAACGTTTGTAttgcagaaatattcgtttttCAAGTTGTCCCCCATTTTCTTTCCTGAAATGTAAATCTTGTTACGCAACACTCAAAGTGGACTCAGAGTGGACCGAGTGGTCCGACCCGGCTTCATCCCGTCTCACTGATCTGATGAGCGAGGGAGACGGGTGTCTTTCAttctctctgtttgtgttcTGACGGCTGGAGGACGTTGAGCTCCGTCGTTGGGTTGAAAGGACTTCatgttctcttttttatttttttatacgcGACTCAAACAAGAGTAAAAAGTGCTTATGTTTGGGGATTATTTTGCACAGCGATATTATGCTGACAGCTCGAAAAGACGGAGCAACACGACGGAAATGTCTTCAGTTATATAATCAAGAGTTAGTTCAAAAACAGAAAGAGGAATATAGACTTCTGCAGACTCGTCCTCGGTTTACAgtggaaacacaaacaaagtgaATTGAATGATAAAATATATGCAGATATTCAGCATGTTTTAGTTTAGACTGTTTGGGGCTCAGTTGGTTTCTTTCCTGATTTGAACCTTTTTAGCCACACGAGTGATTTGGGGGACTTTGTCTGCTCTGAAGCCGTCGGTGCTCATGGGTCCCGACCTCCTGTTCCCTGCAGCTCCAGgatgttccaggtgctccagggTCACATCCAGCCGGCTGGACACCGAAGCCGCAAAACCCGCCTGGTCAGCAAAGACGGCCGTTGCAACATCGAGTTCGGCAACATTGAATACAGCAACCACGTGGCGTACCTCGTGGACTTCTGGACCACGTTCGTGGAGATCCGCTGGCGCttcgtcctcctcctgttcGTGGCGTCGTTCACGGGCAGCTGGTTCCTCTTCAGCCTGCTGTGGTACTGGATCGCCAAGAGCAACGGGGATCTGACGGGGCAGGACCGCGCCGCCGGACACGTCCGGTGCGTGGACAACGTGGACGGCCTCACCACGGCGTTCCTCTACTCCCTGGAGACCCAGACCACCATCGGGTACGGCGGCCGGGCGCCGACGGGCCACTGCGCCGGCACCGTGGCTCTCCTCGTCGTCCAATCGCTGATCGGCGTCTTCATCAACTGCTTCATGTGCGGCGTCATCCTGGCCAAGATCTCCTTGCCCAAAAATAGGGCGAAGACGGTGACCTTCAGCGACACGGCCGTCGTCTGCCTGAAGAAAGGACGTCTGTGTCTCCTGATCCGAGTGGCGAACCTTCGGAAGACCTTGTTGATCGGCAGCCAGATCTACGGCAAGCTGCTGAGGACGACCACCACGCCGGACGGAGACACCGTCATTCTGGACCAGGTGGACATCGACTTCATGGTCGACGCCGGAAAGGACAACTTGTTCTTTGTTTGCCCGATGACCCTCTACCACGTGATCGACCGGTCGAGTCCCTTCTACGAGCTGTCGGCGGACTCCCTTCCCCACCAGGACTTTGAGTTGGTGGTGTTTTTGGACGGCACGGCCGAGTCCACCAGCTCTTGCTGTCAGGTCCGGACCTCCTACGTCCCTCAGGAGATCCAGTGGGGGTTCAGTTTCCTGCCCATCATCTCCCGCACCAAGACGGGGAAGTACCGCGTGGACTTCTCCAACTTTTCTAGAAGCGTCCGGGTCACCGCGCCACACTGCGCCCGATGCTTCGAGACGGACGCCGACCAGAGAAACCACGACGGCCTCGACGGCGAGAACCACGACCAGCAGCAGAAGTCTGGGATCGACAACTTTGGGTTTCAGGTGATCGACATTCACGACTGCATGGACATCACcaaggtgtgagacaggtgggaaGGACACTGTGAAGATCCATTTCCTGCTTCCCTCTCTGAGCCTCACTGTTCAGGCTCTCTAGACGACGGACATCGGCTCCTCCAGTCAGTTTTTCAGATATTCGTCAgcacttttatttgtatttgcctGTAATAGCAGAAACAGTCAAAGTGTGGATGAAAGTTAAGCTCTTTGGACTCTTCTAGGTAATGTGTggaagagaagggggggggggggagttactGGAGTTTTGTCATTAGTCAAACTAAAACGCTCTGTACGAGGGAACTGAACCCAGCTGCTAAATAAATGAGATTATTTCAATTGTGACCATCGTTCTGTCGTATCTATGAAACTTCTTCTCGGgcaaacaatatatttttaaataaccttttatttaaataacctTTCACAAGTCTTTGCATTTGTGTTTGTTCTTCATGTCCTTTTAGTATTCTACATTGAATATGTTGTCTGATTATGCAGGAATATCAGAATTATGATTAATACCGATTActaatttagaattataaatacTTTTTCTTCAATTGTAGCTACTTtagaaatatgatttttttcttgCAGTCAAAATGTAATTCATAATCTGCTAGTTACTttgaaaagaatatatatatatacatatatatgtatatatatatgtatatatatatatgtatgcatatgtgtatatatgtatatatatgtgtttatgtatatgtctataaatacatatgtatatgtaaatatatatatgtaaatatatatatgtgtgtatatatgtgtgtgtgtatatatgtatatgtaaatatatatatgtctatatgtgtgtgtatatatatatatatgtatacatatgtatatatgtgtatatatacatatgtatacacatatatacatatgtatatatgtgtatcaacatatacaggactgtctcagaaaattagaatattgtgatgaagttctttattttctgtaatgcaattaaaaaaacaaaaatgtcatgcattctggattcattacaaatcaactgaaatattgcaagccttttattctgatttattgctgattatggtttacagcttaagaaaactcaaatatcctatctctaaatattagaatatcatgaaaaagtatactagtagggtattaaacaaatcacttgaattgtctaattaactcgaaacacctgcaagggtttcctgagccttgacaaacactcagctgttataaatctttttttttacttggtctgaggaaatattaaaattttatgagataggattttagagttttcttaagctgtaagccataatcagcaatattaaaagaataaaaggcttgcaatatttcagttgatttgtaatgaatccagaatgcatgacatttttgtttttttaattgcattacagaaaataaagaactttatcacaatattctaattttctgagacagtcctgtatatactgaaTCCACCACTAAACACATGTTATGGTTTCCTTTCATCTTTTATGGTTGTAAACTGCTCTCGTGTAACTTTGAGGATATGAGATATTCAATAGATCAATAATTCAATAGATCAATAATTCAATAGATCAATAATTTACTGTCTTCaggataaaaaaacaagatttgAAAAATTGTGGCAGATATTTTTTACCATTTAATAAAACTAATAATTCATCAATTAATCCCAGTAATCGACACACAAATCAATAATGATTATTATCGTCAGGATAAATCTAATATAACGTTTTTTAAATGAGCTCAACCGTgaccgacaacaacaacaacattttttattccTAATAAATAATGACACTGAAAACAGCAAATCGAGGTAACAATTAAAACAATATCCATGTTTACCAGCTGCAACTATAGAGATGTTTACACTTTTAATGCTTCTACAATTATAATCCAGACATTTGTATATTTGATGGACTTTTACTCAGAAGAGAGCGTTTCCAcattgttgtatttttattatctttGAGTAAAAGATCTGAATACTTCTTTTCGCAACACCCCTCCTTTTGTCTCATATAAAtaatccccctctccctcacaTGTATAACAtggtatttaaataaatacttacaattcaattcaatttcaattcagtttatttgtatagcccaatttcacaaattacaaatttgtctcggagtgctttacaatctgtacacatagacatccctgccccaaaacctcacatcggaccaggaaaaactcccaaataacccttcaggggaaaaaaagggaagaaacctgcaggagagcaacagaggaggatccctctccaggatggacagatgcaatagatgtcatgtgtacagaaggacagatttagagttaaaatacattcaatgaatatgacagagtggatgaatagttcatagtaggcatattccacgatggagacctccacgatccatcagacagatggcggtggggaggaggagtgggcggagtctcaacagtgggcggagtctcaacaggacagtggcgtagtcaggagcaggaattccacgacccagacctcgatgatccatcaggcagataggatctatgccgtctcatagggtccgatgaccccatgagacgtgaagtcaaaaggactccggggagaaagcagagttagtaacgtgtgattgagagatgaaaattcatccttaaggagagaaaagaggagagaggagctcagtgcatcctaaacgtcccccggcagctataagcctatagcagcatatcaaggggctggaccaggtgaacctgattcagccctaactataagctctgtcaaagaggaaggtcttaagtctactcttaaacgaggtgactgtgtctgcctcccggactgaaggtggaagctggttccataaaagaggagcttgataactaaaggctctggctcccattctactttttaagactctaggaactacaagtagtcctgcatttagtgagcgtagctctctagtggggcaatatggtactacaagctccttaagatatgatggtgcatcaccaatcaaggctttgtacgttaagagaataatttaaaaagtgattcttgattttactgggagccagtgcagagcagctagtgcaggagtgatgtgatctcttttcttagttttagtgagaacacgagctgcagcattctggatcaactggagggacctaagagacttattagagcagcctgataataaggagttgcagtaatccagtctcgaagtaacgacagcgtgaaccaatttttctgcattttttgagacaagatgtgcctgatttttgaaatattacgtagatgaaagaatgcagtccttgagatttgctttacgtgggagttaaaggacaagtcccgatcaaagataacgccaagattctttacagtggtgttggatgccagggcaatgccgtctacagaatccacatcaccagataattgatctctgaggtgctcagggccgattaaaattacttggttttgtctgagtttaacatcaagaagttgcaggtcatccatgttttatgtctttaagacatgcttgaattttaccgagttggttgctctcctctggttttatcgataaatatagttgagtatcatctgcataacaatgaaagtttatggagtgtttcctgataatattgcccaaaggaagcatgtataaggtaaataaagctacactgagcggtaagaagagggggggcgggatcgctgtttatgtgaatgaacggtggtgtaatccagaccatgtgtgcgtgaagcagcgcttctgtagccggaacattgaactgctggccgtggggatgcgcccttaTTATTTGCCgagggagttcacgtccgccattgtggttgtcgtgtgcgtgccgccatcagctgacgctgaggaagctgtggacaccatccactccactgtgtctgctctgctgaatcatcagcctggagcattcatgactatcactggtgactttaaccacaccacactggataaagctctgccaaccttccatcagtatatagactgcccaacaaggaacaatacagctctggacttgctgtatgctaatactaaggacgcatacagcgccactgcccttccccccctcggcaggtctgatcatgacctggtccggctgacaccaggtctgttcctctggtgaagaggctgtgaccaccaggactgtgaggaggtggtctctggaggctgacgacgctctgcaggactgctttgagtcaagtgagaagacagctggagaaactacaccagcgcagggcggaaggtcctgatggcatcagccccagggtcctaaagacctgcgccacccagctgtctggtgtcctgcagcacctcttcaacctcagcctgaggcaggaggaggtccc contains:
- the LOC130191180 gene encoding ATP-sensitive inward rectifier potassium channel 1-like isoform X1, producing MQTQEESKANGTFKLEKPQQAQAVLPGDDLMRTILCSRMFQVLQGHIQPAGHRSRKTRLVSKDGRCNIEFGNIEYSNHVAYLVDFWTTFVEIRWRFVLLLFVASFTGSWFLFSLLWYWIAKSNGDLTGQDRAAGHVRCVDNVDGLTTAFLYSLETQTTIGYGGRAPTGHCAGTVALLVVQSLIGVFINCFMCGVILAKISLPKNRAKTVTFSDTAVVCLKKGRLCLLIRVANLRKTLLIGSQIYGKLLRTTTTPDGDTVILDQVDIDFMVDAGKDNLFFVCPMTLYHVIDRSSPFYELSADSLPHQDFELVVFLDGTAESTSSCCQVRTSYVPQEIQWGFSFLPIISRTKTGKYRVDFSNFSRSVRVTAPHCARCFETDADQRNHDGLDGENHDQQQKSGIDNFGFQVIDIHDCMDITKV
- the LOC130191180 gene encoding ATP-sensitive inward rectifier potassium channel 1-like isoform X2 encodes the protein MVSPSSSRMFQVLQGHIQPAGHRSRKTRLVSKDGRCNIEFGNIEYSNHVAYLVDFWTTFVEIRWRFVLLLFVASFTGSWFLFSLLWYWIAKSNGDLTGQDRAAGHVRCVDNVDGLTTAFLYSLETQTTIGYGGRAPTGHCAGTVALLVVQSLIGVFINCFMCGVILAKISLPKNRAKTVTFSDTAVVCLKKGRLCLLIRVANLRKTLLIGSQIYGKLLRTTTTPDGDTVILDQVDIDFMVDAGKDNLFFVCPMTLYHVIDRSSPFYELSADSLPHQDFELVVFLDGTAESTSSCCQVRTSYVPQEIQWGFSFLPIISRTKTGKYRVDFSNFSRSVRVTAPHCARCFETDADQRNHDGLDGENHDQQQKSGIDNFGFQVIDIHDCMDITKV